Proteins found in one Luteimonas chenhongjianii genomic segment:
- a CDS encoding TldD/PmbA family protein, giving the protein MRRRDFMAYGGIGLGSLLLPGGIGRAIAAEELASTLDPALKKRLADVALQVSRDGGGSYCDVRIGRYLRQYVMTRETRVENVVNEESTGVGIRVLADGAWGFAATRALDPDGIAEATRQALAIAKANARIQSEPVQLAPVRGVGEVAWATPVRRNGMTVPLEEKVALLMDVNAAATAAGADFVSSRMFLVNEQKYFASTDGSYIDQDVHRIWAPFTVTAVDKASGKFRTRDGLSSPMGLGYEYLTPDPAQRFELPGGVVAYGQAYDMRADATAAARQAREKLAAPGVKPGRYDLVLDPSNLFLTIHENVGHPLELDRVLGYEANYAGTSFATIDKRDSGYRWGSDIVNFVADKTRPGSLGAVGYDDEGVPTKQWNLIKDGVLVDYQATRDQAHILGKSESDGCSYADSWSSVQFQRMPNVSLAPGKAPLTVKEMIGDVERGIYIHGRGSYSIDQQRYNAQFGGQLYYEIRNGEIAGMVEDAAYQIRTPEFWNACSAICDERDFRLGGSFFDGKGQPSQVSAVSHGSATTRFDGVNIINTARNI; this is encoded by the coding sequence ATGCGACGTCGCGACTTCATGGCCTACGGCGGGATCGGACTGGGCAGCCTGCTGCTGCCCGGTGGCATCGGACGCGCAATCGCCGCCGAGGAACTCGCCAGTACGCTCGATCCTGCGCTGAAGAAGCGGCTCGCGGATGTCGCGCTGCAGGTGTCGCGTGATGGCGGCGGCAGTTATTGCGATGTGCGCATCGGCCGCTATCTCCGCCAGTACGTGATGACCCGCGAGACGCGTGTCGAGAACGTGGTCAACGAGGAGTCGACGGGCGTCGGCATCCGCGTGCTCGCCGACGGTGCCTGGGGCTTCGCCGCGACGCGCGCGCTCGATCCCGACGGCATCGCCGAGGCCACGCGACAGGCGCTCGCGATCGCGAAGGCCAACGCGCGCATCCAGAGCGAGCCGGTGCAGCTGGCCCCGGTGCGCGGCGTCGGCGAGGTGGCCTGGGCAACGCCGGTGCGCCGCAACGGCATGACCGTGCCGCTGGAGGAAAAGGTCGCGCTGCTGATGGACGTCAATGCCGCGGCCACCGCCGCCGGCGCGGATTTCGTCAGCTCGCGGATGTTCCTGGTCAACGAGCAGAAGTACTTCGCCAGCACCGACGGCTCCTACATCGACCAGGATGTGCACCGGATCTGGGCGCCGTTCACGGTCACCGCCGTGGACAAGGCCAGCGGCAAGTTCCGCACCCGCGACGGCCTGTCTTCGCCGATGGGCCTGGGTTACGAATACCTGACGCCCGATCCCGCGCAGCGCTTCGAACTGCCCGGCGGCGTGGTCGCCTACGGCCAGGCCTACGACATGCGCGCAGACGCCACCGCCGCCGCGCGCCAGGCGCGCGAGAAGCTCGCCGCGCCGGGCGTGAAGCCGGGTCGCTACGACCTGGTGCTCGATCCGTCGAACCTGTTCCTGACCATCCACGAGAACGTCGGCCATCCGCTGGAACTCGACCGGGTGCTCGGCTACGAAGCCAACTACGCCGGTACCAGCTTCGCCACGATCGACAAGCGCGACTCGGGCTATCGCTGGGGCAGCGATATCGTCAATTTCGTGGCCGACAAGACCCGGCCCGGCAGCCTCGGGGCGGTCGGCTACGACGACGAAGGCGTACCGACGAAGCAATGGAACCTGATCAAGGACGGCGTGCTCGTTGACTACCAGGCCACGCGCGACCAGGCGCACATCCTCGGCAAGAGTGAATCCGACGGCTGCAGCTATGCGGACTCGTGGTCGAGCGTGCAGTTCCAGCGCATGCCCAACGTGTCGTTGGCGCCGGGCAAGGCGCCATTGACGGTGAAGGAGATGATCGGCGACGTCGAACGCGGCATCTACATCCATGGCCGTGGCTCGTATTCGATCGACCAGCAGCGCTACAACGCGCAGTTCGGCGGCCAGCTCTATTACGAGATCCGTAACGGCGAAATCGCGGGCATGGTCGAGGATGCCGCCTACCAGATCCGCACGCCGGAGTTCTGGAACGCGTGTTCTGCGATCTGCGACGAGCGCGACTTCCGCCTCGGTGGCTCGTTCTTCGACGGCAAGGGCCAGCCCAGCCAGGTCTCGGCGGTTTCGCACGGCTCGGCGACCACGCGCTTCGACGGGGTCAACATCATCAACACGGCGCGGAACATCTGA
- a CDS encoding TldD/PmbA family protein yields MTIFTEAQAREILEKTVALSTADECTATLSGSVAGNIRFALNNVSTSGIVSNAELAVQVAFGKRVGTASINAFDDASLRSVVKRAEDLARLAPENPEFLPAIGKQEYRPSPTYSESTAAITPEFRANVAAGSITPCRAENLIAAGFLDDGKNFVAFANSNGNFGYQQGTNFNYTCTVRTEDGRGSGWVGRNLKDASEFDAGRDVRVAMRKASESAEAQALEPGKYTVILEPAAAAGLISFMMRFFDARTADEGRSFLSKRGGGNKLGEQVYDPRVNIVSDPWHPEAAVMPWDGDGLPREKMAIIENGKIANLDYSRFWAQQQGKRAVGRPGNLLMSGGTASTADLIRGTDRGILVTRTWYIRMVDPQTVLLTGLTRDGTFYIENGEIKYPLKNFRFNESPVIMLNNIDELGRPVRVGGDESSMVMMLPPMRLRDFTFTSLSDAV; encoded by the coding sequence ATGACCATTTTCACCGAAGCCCAGGCGCGCGAGATCCTCGAGAAGACCGTCGCCCTGTCCACCGCCGACGAATGCACCGCGACGCTGTCCGGCTCCGTGGCGGGCAACATCCGCTTCGCGCTCAACAATGTCTCCACCAGCGGCATCGTCAGCAATGCCGAGCTTGCGGTGCAGGTCGCGTTCGGCAAGCGCGTCGGCACCGCCAGCATCAATGCGTTCGACGACGCGTCGCTGCGCAGCGTGGTCAAGCGGGCCGAGGATCTCGCACGGCTGGCGCCGGAGAACCCCGAATTCCTGCCGGCGATCGGCAAGCAGGAATACCGCCCCAGCCCGACCTACAGCGAATCCACCGCCGCGATCACCCCGGAGTTCCGCGCCAATGTGGCCGCCGGGTCGATCACCCCATGCCGGGCCGAGAACCTGATCGCCGCCGGCTTCCTCGACGACGGCAAGAACTTCGTTGCGTTCGCCAACAGCAACGGAAATTTCGGCTATCAGCAGGGGACGAACTTCAACTACACCTGCACCGTGCGTACCGAAGACGGCCGCGGTTCGGGCTGGGTGGGTCGCAACCTCAAGGATGCCAGCGAGTTCGATGCCGGCCGCGACGTACGCGTGGCGATGCGCAAGGCCAGCGAGTCGGCCGAGGCGCAGGCGCTGGAGCCCGGCAAGTACACGGTGATCCTCGAGCCGGCCGCGGCCGCAGGCCTGATCAGCTTCATGATGCGTTTCTTCGATGCGCGCACCGCCGATGAGGGGCGCAGCTTCCTGTCCAAGCGCGGCGGCGGCAACAAGCTGGGCGAGCAGGTCTACGACCCGCGCGTGAACATCGTGTCCGACCCGTGGCATCCGGAAGCTGCGGTGATGCCGTGGGACGGCGACGGGCTGCCGCGCGAGAAGATGGCGATCATCGAGAACGGCAAGATCGCCAATCTCGACTATTCGCGCTTCTGGGCCCAGCAGCAGGGCAAGCGCGCCGTCGGCCGCCCGGGCAACCTGCTGATGTCCGGTGGCACCGCCTCGACCGCCGATCTGATCCGCGGCACCGATCGCGGCATCCTCGTCACGCGCACCTGGTACATCCGCATGGTCGATCCGCAGACCGTGCTGCTGACCGGCCTGACCCGCGACGGCACGTTCTACATCGAGAACGGCGAGATCAAGTATCCGCTGAAGAATTTCCGCTTCAACGAATCGCCGGTGATCATGCTCAACAACATCGACGAGCTCGGGCGTCCGGTGCGTGTGGGTGGCGATGAGTCGTCGATGGTGATGATGCTGCCGCCGATGCGGCTGCGGGACTTCACGTTCACGTCCTTGTCGGATGCGGTGTAA
- a CDS encoding AAA family ATPase: MTNTAPTEADLQARLAQLGALRSAIGQAVVGQADVVEQLLVALLAGGHVLLEGVPGLGKTLLVRTLGEALELGFRRVQFTPDLMPSDLLGTELLEEDHGTGKRHFRFQEGPVFTQLLLADELNRTPPKTQAALLEAMAERTVSHAGVTRALPRPFFVLATQNPIEQAGTYPLPEAQLDRFLLHVALGYPDADEEQAILARTTGTIDATVPKVMHADDVLALQALVRQVHVGESLLAWITALVRATRPGEGSPEIVREYVRWGAGPRAGQSLVLAAKARALLQGRLAATREDVAALLAPVLRHRLVLSFAAEAAQTDADAVIAGLLRALPAPER, from the coding sequence ATGACCAACACCGCTCCCACCGAAGCCGATCTGCAGGCACGTCTCGCGCAGCTTGGCGCCCTGCGCAGTGCGATCGGCCAGGCCGTCGTCGGCCAGGCCGACGTTGTGGAACAACTGCTCGTGGCGCTGCTCGCCGGCGGCCATGTGCTGCTCGAGGGCGTGCCCGGGCTCGGCAAGACCCTGCTGGTACGCACGCTCGGCGAGGCGCTGGAGCTGGGCTTCCGCCGGGTGCAGTTCACCCCCGACCTGATGCCCAGCGACCTGCTGGGCACCGAGTTGCTGGAGGAAGACCACGGCACCGGAAAGCGCCATTTCCGCTTCCAGGAAGGCCCGGTGTTCACCCAGTTGCTGCTGGCCGACGAGCTCAACCGCACGCCGCCCAAGACCCAGGCCGCGCTGCTCGAGGCGATGGCCGAGCGCACGGTCAGCCATGCCGGCGTCACCCGTGCGCTGCCGCGGCCGTTCTTCGTGCTGGCCACGCAGAATCCGATCGAGCAGGCCGGCACCTATCCGCTGCCCGAGGCGCAGCTGGACCGCTTCCTGCTGCATGTCGCGCTCGGCTATCCCGATGCCGACGAGGAGCAGGCGATCCTCGCGCGCACCACCGGCACGATCGATGCCACGGTGCCGAAGGTGATGCACGCGGACGACGTGCTCGCGCTGCAGGCGCTGGTACGCCAGGTGCATGTCGGCGAGTCCCTGCTGGCCTGGATCACCGCGCTGGTGCGGGCGACGCGCCCGGGCGAGGGGAGCCCGGAGATCGTGCGCGAATACGTGCGCTGGGGCGCGGGTCCGCGCGCCGGTCAGTCGCTGGTGCTTGCGGCGAAGGCGCGTGCGCTGCTGCAGGGCCGGCTTGCGGCAACCCGCGAGGACGTCGCCGCACTGCTCGCGCCGGTGTTGCGCCATCGCCTGGTGCTGTCGTTTGCCGCCGAAGCGGCGCAGACCGACGCCGACGCGGTGATCGCCGGTCTGCTGCGCGCGCTGCCTGCGCCGGAGCGCTGA
- a CDS encoding substrate-binding domain-containing protein, which yields MYKVRIRPRWELESASGERLPPHLLELLVAVRATGSLAAAARKVDLSYRYAWGQLQDAAAVFGQPLLRMTRGRGARLTPIGESLVWADSRIAARLSPTLDSLATELEAELERIVSAQSTPLRIHASHGFGVETLRRAMAETGLPLDLKYRSPEDALVALRSGACDIAGLHLPIGDLEPALFAHYRDRLDLDADRVIHLAMRRQGLVLAAGNPRGIHTLQDLERPDIRMIHRQPGSGTRLLLETMLARHGIGFERIRACDVEELTHAAVSAYVASGLADVGFALEPPARKYGLEFFPLVTEHYFFLCHNDVLESGRITELLALLRSDGFRRDLGLLPGYDPSYCGRVQTLAEAFEAARG from the coding sequence ATGTACAAGGTCCGGATCCGGCCGCGCTGGGAACTGGAAAGCGCAAGCGGCGAACGCCTGCCACCGCATCTGCTGGAACTGCTGGTCGCGGTGCGGGCCACCGGCTCACTGGCCGCGGCCGCGCGCAAGGTCGATCTGTCCTACCGCTATGCCTGGGGGCAGTTGCAGGACGCGGCTGCGGTATTCGGCCAGCCGCTGCTGCGCATGACCCGGGGCCGCGGCGCGCGGCTCACGCCCATCGGCGAGAGCCTGGTCTGGGCGGACAGCCGGATCGCCGCGCGCCTGTCACCGACCCTCGACAGCCTGGCGACCGAACTCGAAGCGGAGCTCGAGCGCATCGTCAGCGCGCAGTCGACGCCGCTGCGCATCCACGCCTCGCACGGATTCGGCGTTGAGACGCTGCGCCGGGCGATGGCCGAGACCGGACTCCCGCTGGACCTCAAGTACCGCAGTCCGGAGGACGCGCTGGTTGCGCTGCGTAGCGGGGCCTGCGACATCGCCGGTCTGCACCTGCCGATCGGCGATCTCGAGCCTGCGCTGTTCGCGCACTACCGCGACCGGCTCGATCTCGACGCCGACCGCGTGATCCACCTGGCGATGCGCCGCCAGGGCCTGGTGCTGGCGGCGGGCAATCCGCGCGGTATCCACACGCTGCAGGATCTGGAACGCCCGGACATCCGCATGATCCATCGCCAGCCCGGCTCCGGCACGCGCCTGTTGCTGGAAACGATGCTCGCGCGCCACGGCATCGGCTTCGAGCGCATCCGCGCCTGCGATGTCGAGGAACTCACCCACGCCGCGGTGTCGGCCTATGTGGCCAGCGGGCTTGCGGATGTGGGCTTCGCGCTGGAACCGCCTGCGCGCAAGTATGGGCTGGAGTTCTTCCCGCTGGTCACCGAGCACTATTTCTTCCTGTGCCACAACGACGTGCTCGAATCGGGCCGCATCACCGAGTTGCTGGCACTGCTGCGCAGCGATGGATTCCGCCGCGATCTGGGCCTGTTGCCCGGCTATGACCCGAGCTACTGCGGGCGCGTGCAGACCCTGGCCGAAGCGTTCGAGGCGGCCCGGGGCTAG
- a CDS encoding DUF4159 domain-containing protein, whose amino-acid sequence MNRRQSLQMLFGAAAAMALPPLAAQSARYDFWFTRLRYESGDWDVDARMPSNIITSLIDYTSLRVDPEERVVALADPKMLASPFCYLAGHKLVEFSPAERRNFERYVRGGGFVFVDDCNHDIDGMFAKSFEAQMAAIFGASAMQKLPNSHALYRSFFQFPDGPPTTNFELNGWGDDLVHDYLKGITIDGRLAVLYSNKDYGCEWDYDWRNKRFLAEDNTKFAVNIVMYALSA is encoded by the coding sequence ATGAACCGACGGCAGTCGCTGCAAATGCTGTTCGGTGCGGCTGCAGCCATGGCCTTGCCGCCACTGGCAGCGCAATCCGCCCGTTACGATTTCTGGTTCACCCGCCTGCGCTACGAGTCCGGTGACTGGGATGTCGATGCGCGGATGCCCTCGAACATCATCACCTCGCTGATCGATTACACCAGCCTGCGGGTCGATCCGGAGGAGCGGGTGGTCGCGTTGGCGGATCCGAAGATGCTGGCCTCGCCGTTCTGCTACCTGGCCGGACACAAGCTGGTCGAGTTCAGTCCCGCGGAGCGACGCAACTTCGAGCGCTATGTGCGCGGCGGCGGCTTCGTATTCGTCGACGACTGCAACCACGACATCGACGGCATGTTCGCCAAATCCTTCGAAGCGCAGATGGCCGCCATCTTCGGTGCCTCCGCGATGCAGAAGCTGCCCAACTCGCATGCGCTGTACCGCAGCTTCTTCCAGTTCCCCGATGGCCCGCCGACGACGAACTTCGAACTCAATGGCTGGGGGGACGATCTTGTCCACGATTACCTCAAGGGCATCACGATCGACGGACGTCTGGCCGTGCTCTACAGCAACAAGGACTACGGCTGCGAGTGGGACTACGACTGGCGCAACAAGCGCTTCTTGGCCGAGGACAACACGAAGTTCGCGGTCAACATCGTCATGTATGCGCTGAGCGCATGA
- a CDS encoding DUF885 domain-containing protein → MRRSLLAVAVLTAALAGCNREAPTTPAAAPDGVTTNAASQADAAFAELSKRFLDESMRMAPISATQIGDHRFDSEVDDLSEAGRQAGLDFSRRYLAELDAIDLAQLSRDNHVDALILRNTLEYGIWDTETMQSWAWDPQIYSGLAGGAIYSLMAREFAPMPERLKSATARMEKVPTILAQARENLDPARVPATHARTVAAQNKGVLSLIETFITPNAEQLQGEDRTRLDAAVETLRAAVDEHQTWLDGTLVPNAKGEFRIGADKYDQKLKFALNSSLSRQDIRQRAEAELSRIRDEMYVVAQAVLKDREDAPETPAQPSEDQRQAAIEAAMEVAYADKPGRDEVVDFARHTLDVATDFTRSNDLVTVPEDPVKIILMPEFQRGVAVAYCDSPGPLDKGLDTYYAISPIPDDWDDGQVDSFLREYNKHMIHVLTIHEAMPGHYLEGAHSVGHPSTLRAVFRSGPFAEGWAVYTERMMADAGYADNDPLFRLMQLKFYARAVANAVLDQGVHVDNWTKEQAMDLMVRQTFQQQSEAEGKWIRAQLSSTQLATYFVGAQEHFDARQAAEAKAGEAFNLKQYHDGMLARGAPPVRFARQLMLDEAIE, encoded by the coding sequence ATGCGCCGTTCCCTGCTCGCCGTCGCCGTGCTCACCGCTGCCCTCGCCGGCTGCAACCGCGAGGCACCGACCACGCCCGCCGCGGCCCCGGATGGCGTCACCACCAACGCTGCCTCGCAGGCCGACGCCGCGTTCGCCGAGCTGTCGAAGCGCTTCCTCGACGAGTCGATGCGGATGGCGCCGATCTCGGCCACGCAGATCGGCGATCACCGTTTCGACAGCGAAGTGGACGATCTCTCCGAAGCCGGCCGCCAGGCAGGCCTCGACTTCAGCCGCCGCTATCTCGCCGAACTCGATGCGATCGATCTCGCGCAGCTCTCGCGCGACAACCATGTCGATGCATTGATCCTGAGGAACACGCTCGAGTACGGGATCTGGGACACCGAGACGATGCAGAGCTGGGCCTGGGATCCGCAGATCTACAGCGGGCTGGCCGGTGGCGCGATCTACAGCCTGATGGCGCGCGAGTTCGCGCCGATGCCCGAGCGCCTGAAGTCGGCGACCGCGCGCATGGAGAAGGTCCCCACGATCCTCGCGCAGGCACGGGAGAACCTCGATCCGGCGCGCGTACCGGCGACGCATGCGCGCACCGTGGCTGCGCAGAACAAGGGCGTGCTGTCGCTGATCGAGACCTTCATCACGCCCAATGCCGAGCAGCTGCAGGGTGAGGACCGGACGCGCCTGGACGCCGCGGTCGAAACCCTGCGCGCGGCGGTCGACGAACATCAGACCTGGCTCGACGGCACCCTGGTGCCCAATGCCAAGGGCGAGTTCCGCATCGGCGCGGACAAGTACGACCAGAAGCTCAAGTTCGCGCTCAATTCCTCGCTGAGCCGCCAGGACATCCGCCAGCGCGCCGAAGCCGAGCTGAGCCGCATCCGCGACGAGATGTATGTCGTCGCCCAGGCGGTGCTGAAGGATCGCGAAGACGCGCCGGAAACGCCGGCCCAGCCGAGCGAGGACCAGCGCCAGGCTGCGATCGAAGCGGCGATGGAAGTCGCCTACGCCGACAAGCCGGGCCGCGACGAGGTCGTCGATTTCGCCCGTCACACGCTCGATGTCGCCACCGACTTCACCCGCAGCAACGACCTGGTCACCGTGCCCGAGGATCCGGTCAAGATCATCCTGATGCCCGAGTTCCAGCGTGGCGTCGCGGTCGCCTACTGCGATTCGCCCGGCCCGCTCGACAAGGGTCTGGACACCTACTACGCGATCTCGCCGATTCCCGACGACTGGGACGACGGCCAGGTGGATTCGTTCCTGCGCGAATACAACAAGCACATGATCCACGTGCTCACGATCCACGAGGCGATGCCGGGCCATTACCTCGAGGGCGCGCATTCGGTCGGCCACCCCTCGACGCTGCGCGCGGTGTTCCGTTCCGGGCCGTTCGCCGAAGGCTGGGCGGTCTACACCGAGCGGATGATGGCCGACGCCGGATACGCCGACAACGATCCGCTGTTCCGGCTGATGCAGCTGAAGTTCTATGCGCGCGCGGTTGCCAACGCAGTGCTCGACCAGGGCGTGCACGTGGACAACTGGACCAAGGAACAGGCGATGGACCTGATGGTGCGCCAGACCTTCCAGCAGCAGAGCGAAGCCGAAGGCAAGTGGATCCGCGCGCAGTTGTCGTCCACCCAGCTCGCTACGTATTTCGTCGGCGCGCAGGAACACTTCGATGCGCGTCAGGCCGCCGAGGCCAAGGCCGGCGAAGCCTTCAACCTCAAGCAGTACCACGACGGCATGCTGGCCCGGGGCGCACCGCCGGTGCGGTTCGCGCGTCAGCTGATGCTGGACGAGGCGATCGAGTAA
- a CDS encoding TldD/PmbA family protein, protein MHRRDFLALAGVGAGGLLLPAVFGRVIAAEQLVSTLDVAFKKRLADAGLNAATSAGATYCDVRVGRYLRQFVMTREDKVQNVVSTESTGVGVRVIAGGAWGFAATNDLTEQGVAEAARQATAIAVANAKVQSAPVQLAPVRGTGEVSWRTPISKNGMEVPVAEKVELLLGVNAAAMGAGASFVNSTLFLVNEQKYFASTDGSYIDQDVHRIWAPMTVTAIDKASGKFRTRSGLSSPMGMGYEYLDGAASGKVVSPNGVVNYSTSYDMREDAIAAARQAQEKLKAPSVKPGRYDLVLDPSHTWLTIHEAIGHPLELDRVLGYEANYAGTSFATLDKREERFQYGSDILTVFADKTQPGSLGAVGYDDEGVPTKRWDMITDGKLVDYQTIRDQAHILGKTESDGCAYADSWSSVQFQRMANVSIAPGKTPLSVADMIKNVENGIYIIGDGSFSIDQQRYNAQFGGQLFYEIKDGAITGMIEDVAYQIRTPEFWNACSAICDESDYRLGGSFFDGKGQPSQVSAVSHGSSTARFDGINVINTARSLG, encoded by the coding sequence TTGCATAGACGCGATTTTCTCGCCCTCGCTGGTGTCGGTGCGGGCGGCCTGTTGCTGCCTGCCGTGTTCGGCAGGGTCATCGCCGCCGAGCAGCTGGTGTCCACGCTTGATGTCGCTTTCAAGAAGCGACTTGCCGATGCCGGCCTCAACGCGGCGACGTCCGCGGGTGCGACCTACTGTGACGTCCGCGTCGGGCGCTACCTGCGCCAGTTCGTGATGACCCGCGAAGACAAGGTGCAGAACGTCGTCAGCACCGAATCGACGGGCGTGGGCGTCCGCGTGATCGCTGGCGGTGCCTGGGGCTTCGCGGCGACCAATGATCTGACCGAGCAGGGTGTGGCCGAGGCCGCGCGCCAGGCGACCGCGATCGCGGTGGCCAACGCCAAGGTGCAGAGCGCGCCGGTCCAGCTGGCACCGGTCAGGGGCACGGGCGAAGTGTCCTGGCGCACGCCGATCAGCAAGAACGGCATGGAAGTGCCGGTGGCCGAGAAGGTGGAGCTGCTGCTTGGCGTCAACGCCGCGGCAATGGGCGCGGGCGCGAGCTTCGTCAATTCCACGCTGTTCCTGGTCAACGAGCAGAAGTATTTCGCGAGCACCGACGGCTCCTATATCGACCAGGATGTGCACCGGATCTGGGCGCCGATGACGGTTACCGCGATCGACAAGGCCAGCGGCAAGTTCCGCACCCGAAGCGGGCTGTCCTCGCCGATGGGCATGGGCTACGAATATCTCGACGGCGCGGCCTCGGGCAAGGTGGTCTCGCCCAATGGCGTCGTGAACTACAGCACGTCCTACGACATGCGCGAGGATGCGATCGCCGCGGCGCGCCAGGCGCAGGAGAAGCTCAAGGCGCCGTCGGTCAAGCCCGGCCGCTACGACCTGGTGCTCGATCCTTCGCACACCTGGCTGACGATCCACGAGGCGATCGGTCATCCGCTCGAACTCGATCGCGTGCTCGGCTACGAAGCCAACTACGCTGGCACCAGTTTCGCCACGCTCGACAAGCGCGAGGAGCGTTTCCAGTACGGCAGCGACATCCTCACCGTGTTCGCCGACAAGACCCAGCCAGGCAGCCTGGGCGCCGTGGGTTACGACGACGAGGGCGTGCCCACCAAGCGCTGGGACATGATCACCGACGGCAAGCTGGTGGATTACCAGACCATCCGCGACCAGGCCCATATCCTGGGCAAGACCGAGTCCGACGGCTGCGCCTACGCCGACTCCTGGTCGAGCGTGCAGTTCCAGCGCATGGCCAACGTGTCGATCGCGCCGGGCAAGACGCCGCTCAGCGTCGCCGACATGATCAAGAACGTCGAGAACGGCATCTACATCATCGGCGACGGCTCGTTCTCGATCGACCAGCAGCGCTACAACGCGCAGTTCGGCGGCCAGCTGTTCTACGAGATCAAGGACGGCGCAATCACCGGCATGATCGAGGACGTGGCCTACCAGATCCGCACCCCGGAATTCTGGAACGCCTGCAGCGCGATCTGCGACGAAAGCGACTATCGCCTCGGCGGTTCGTTCTTCGACGGCAAGGGCCAGCCGAGCCAGGTCTCGGCGGTTTCGCATGGCTCGTCGACCGCCCGTTTCGACGGCATCAACGTGATCAACACCGCGCGTTCGCTCGGCTAA
- a CDS encoding OFA family MFS transporter: MANSSALPLPASAPESSLLSKERIIARPGFNRWLVPPAALAIHLCIGMAYGFSVFWLPLSMAVGITAPVACGPEMGFFARITSASCDWQISELQWMYTLFFVLLGCSAAIWGGWLERVGPRKAGFVAALCWCGGLLISALGVHLHQIWMLWLGSGVIGGIGLGLGYISPVSTLIKWFPDRRGMATGMAIMGFGGGALIGSPLADMLMRHFASPTSVGVKETFLVMAAVYFVFMMAGAFGYRVPPTGWKPKGWTPPPASNNAMITQGHVHVKRVWGIPQFWLVWAVLCLNVSAGIGVLGLASPMLQEMFGGRLIGVDAGFRELSAEQLSAIAAIAAGFVGLLSLANIIGRFFWASMSDKFGRKVTYSIFFVLGIALYAAAPTLGNAGSIALFVAAFCVILSMYGGGFATVPAYLADLFGTQHVGAIHGRLLTAWATAGIIGPLVIGYMREYQLGMGMPPSQVYNTTMYILAGMLALGLVCNLLVRPVNAKYFMTPDELAREKQLAHEKVDASGKSLISQDEMDRIGAGGNPLLVAFCWAAVGIPLAFGIWKTLEKALVLFS, from the coding sequence ATGGCCAACAGTTCCGCACTACCGCTTCCAGCCAGCGCGCCGGAGAGCAGCCTGCTTTCGAAGGAGCGCATCATCGCCAGGCCCGGCTTCAACCGCTGGCTGGTACCGCCGGCCGCACTGGCCATCCACCTGTGCATCGGCATGGCCTACGGCTTCAGCGTGTTCTGGCTGCCGTTGTCGATGGCTGTCGGGATTACCGCGCCCGTGGCCTGTGGCCCGGAGATGGGCTTCTTCGCGCGGATCACCTCGGCCAGCTGCGACTGGCAGATCAGCGAGCTGCAGTGGATGTACACGCTGTTCTTCGTGCTGCTGGGCTGCTCGGCGGCGATCTGGGGCGGCTGGCTGGAACGCGTCGGTCCGCGCAAGGCGGGCTTCGTCGCCGCGCTGTGCTGGTGCGGCGGCCTGCTGATCTCGGCGCTGGGCGTGCACCTGCATCAGATCTGGATGCTGTGGCTGGGCTCGGGCGTGATCGGCGGCATCGGCCTGGGTCTGGGCTACATCTCGCCGGTGTCGACGCTGATCAAGTGGTTCCCGGACCGCCGCGGCATGGCCACCGGCATGGCGATCATGGGTTTCGGCGGCGGCGCGCTGATCGGCAGCCCACTGGCCGACATGCTGATGCGCCATTTCGCCAGCCCGACCTCGGTCGGCGTCAAGGAAACCTTCCTGGTCATGGCCGCGGTCTACTTCGTCTTCATGATGGCCGGCGCGTTCGGCTATCGCGTGCCCCCGACCGGCTGGAAGCCCAAGGGCTGGACGCCGCCGCCGGCGAGCAACAACGCCATGATCACCCAGGGCCACGTGCACGTGAAGCGCGTCTGGGGCATTCCGCAGTTCTGGCTGGTGTGGGCGGTGCTGTGCCTCAACGTCTCGGCCGGTATCGGCGTGCTCGGCCTGGCCTCGCCGATGCTGCAGGAGATGTTCGGCGGTCGCCTGATCGGGGTCGACGCCGGTTTCCGTGAGCTGAGCGCCGAGCAGCTGTCGGCGATCGCCGCGATCGCCGCGGGCTTCGTCGGCCTGTTGAGCCTGGCCAACATCATCGGCCGCTTCTTCTGGGCCTCGATGTCGGACAAGTTCGGGCGCAAGGTCACGTACTCGATCTTCTTCGTGCTCGGCATCGCGCTCTACGCCGCTGCGCCGACACTCGGCAACGCCGGCTCCATCGCGCTGTTCGTCGCGGCGTTCTGCGTGATCCTGTCGATGTACGGCGGCGGCTTCGCCACGGTGCCGGCATATCTGGCCGACCTGTTCGGCACCCAGCATGTCGGCGCGATCCACGGCCGCCTGCTGACCGCCTGGGCGACGGCCGGCATCATCGGCCCGCTGGTGATCGGCTACATGCGCGAATACCAGCTCGGCATGGGCATGCCGCCGTCCCAGGTCTACAACACCACGATGTACATCCTCGCCGGGATGCTCGCGCTGGGCCTGGTCTGCAACCTGCTGGTGCGGCCGGTCAACGCGAAGTACTTCATGACCCCCGACGAACTGGCGCGCGAGAAGCAGCTGGCCCACGAGAAGGTCGACGCATCCGGCAAGTCGCTGATCAGCCAGGACGAGATGGACCGCATCGGCGCCGGCGGCAATCCGCTGCTCGTGGCGTTCTGCTGGGCCGCAGTGGGCATTCCGCTGGCCTTCGGCATCTGGAAAACGCTGGAAAAAGCACTGGTGCTTTTCTCCTGA